The following proteins are encoded in a genomic region of Haloarcula salinisoli:
- a CDS encoding diaminobutyrate--2-oxoglutarate transaminase, giving the protein MSYDSNRAILSQQAGRESSARTYPRYLPLAIREAKGVEVTDMDGNEYYDCLAGAGTLALGHNHPAVVEAMETAIDADRPIHTLDISTPAKERFVDSLFESLPDEFSDRAKVQFCSPAGTDAVEAALKLVKTATGNRSVLGFQGAYHGMTSAALALMGDTDAKEPLPGLPNDVHHLPYPYDYRSPFGPDSDHRTASRYVENLLDDPESGITDPAGMILEPVQGEGGALPAPDEWLREIRRITRERDIPLILDEIQAGLGRTGELYAFEHADITPDVVTLSKAIGGGLPLAVVVYDGSLDVWEPGAHAGTFRGNQLAMAAGEATIDYILEHDLDDHAARVGKRLRSSLEAMAEQFEVVGDVRGRGLMLGVEFVDPDAAWQGAGPHAPHSEFATAVQSACFDRGLIIELGGRGGATARFLPPLVLTADQADEVAAIFEEAVAAVAADTNAPEAPA; this is encoded by the coding sequence GTGAGCTACGACAGCAACCGAGCCATCCTCAGCCAGCAGGCCGGCAGGGAGTCGAGCGCGCGGACCTACCCGCGATATCTCCCGCTGGCGATACGGGAGGCGAAGGGCGTCGAGGTCACCGACATGGACGGCAACGAGTACTACGACTGCCTCGCCGGCGCGGGGACGCTCGCGCTGGGTCACAACCATCCCGCAGTGGTCGAGGCCATGGAGACGGCCATCGACGCCGACCGGCCGATTCACACACTCGACATCTCGACGCCGGCCAAGGAGCGGTTCGTGGATTCGCTGTTCGAGAGCCTCCCCGACGAGTTCAGCGACCGAGCGAAGGTACAGTTCTGTAGCCCGGCGGGGACCGACGCCGTCGAAGCGGCGCTGAAGCTCGTCAAGACGGCGACGGGCAACCGGAGCGTGCTCGGCTTCCAGGGCGCCTACCACGGGATGACCAGCGCCGCGCTCGCCCTGATGGGCGATACGGACGCCAAGGAGCCGCTTCCGGGGCTGCCCAACGACGTCCATCACCTGCCCTACCCCTACGACTACCGCTCGCCGTTCGGACCGGACAGCGACCACCGGACAGCGAGCCGCTACGTCGAGAACCTGCTCGACGACCCCGAGAGCGGTATCACCGACCCCGCCGGGATGATTCTCGAACCGGTTCAGGGCGAGGGCGGGGCCCTGCCCGCGCCCGACGAGTGGCTCCGGGAGATTCGCCGCATCACCCGCGAGCGGGATATCCCGCTCATCCTCGACGAGATACAGGCGGGGCTCGGGCGGACCGGCGAGCTCTACGCCTTCGAACACGCGGACATCACGCCCGACGTGGTGACACTCTCGAAGGCTATCGGTGGCGGGCTCCCGCTGGCCGTCGTCGTCTACGACGGGTCCCTGGACGTCTGGGAGCCCGGCGCCCACGCCGGCACCTTCCGGGGCAACCAGCTCGCGATGGCGGCCGGCGAGGCCACTATCGACTACATCCTCGAACACGACCTCGACGACCACGCGGCCAGGGTCGGGAAACGGCTGCGCTCCTCGCTGGAAGCCATGGCCGAGCAGTTCGAGGTCGTCGGCGACGTGCGGGGCCGCGGACTGATGCTCGGCGTCGAGTTCGTCGACCCCGACGCGGCGTGGCAGGGCGCCGGGCCACACGCGCCACACAGCGAGTTCGCGACCGCCGTCCAGTCGGCGTGTTTCGACCGCGGACTCATCATCGAACTCGGCGGTCGGGGCGGCGCGACCGCGCGGTTCCTCCCGCCGCTGGTGCTGACTGCCGACCAGGCCGACGAAGTGGCCGCTATTTTCGAGGAGGCGGTGGCCGCGGTCGCGGCCGACACCAACGCCCCGGAGGCGCCAGCATGA
- a CDS encoding pyridoxal phosphate-dependent decarboxylase family protein translates to MSSADLFLGGDTGESAYRAAMGRATDAVLSSFADDEDPYSGFSPEELADQFAEPVLPETGTGLAAAIDEVEDRVLSHSVGTSNPQCVAHLQCPPLIPGLAAEMMVAATNQSLDSFDQAPAATVIEERVVAALCSLFDLPAVADGVFTSGGTQSNVQALLLARDRFCGTQFGRDVQQQGLPPEADDLRILCSAEAHFTGKQAAHHLGLGEDAVVTVPTDERHRMDVDALDDTLTDLEGTPFALVATAGTTDFGSIDPLAAVADRAREHDLWFHVDAAYGGALAVTDRAPLLDGIERADSVAVDFHKLFYQPISCGALLVRDAASFEWMARNAAYLNPEAHDDAGVPNLVAKSMQTTRRFDALKPYLTFRALGRDGLAALIEGTLELAEDAAELVAAAEDFELLGEPTLNAVVFRYRPEQGLAEETVDRLNAATREALLSDGRAIVARTTVDGVTSLKFTLLNPTTTLDDVAAMLDIIRECAAAVSGQEVPR, encoded by the coding sequence ATGAGCAGTGCCGACCTCTTCCTTGGCGGCGATACCGGCGAGTCGGCCTACCGGGCGGCGATGGGACGGGCGACCGACGCCGTCCTCTCCTCCTTTGCCGACGACGAGGACCCCTACTCGGGCTTTTCGCCCGAGGAACTCGCCGACCAGTTCGCCGAGCCGGTCCTCCCCGAGACCGGCACCGGGCTGGCGGCGGCCATCGACGAGGTGGAAGACCGGGTGCTCTCTCACTCGGTCGGGACGTCGAACCCCCAGTGTGTCGCCCACCTGCAGTGTCCGCCGCTGATTCCGGGACTGGCCGCCGAGATGATGGTCGCGGCGACGAACCAGTCGCTTGACTCGTTCGACCAGGCCCCCGCCGCGACCGTCATCGAGGAGCGTGTCGTCGCCGCGCTCTGCTCGCTGTTCGACCTCCCGGCGGTGGCCGACGGCGTGTTCACCAGCGGCGGGACCCAGTCGAACGTGCAGGCCCTCCTCCTGGCGCGGGACCGCTTCTGTGGCACGCAGTTCGGCCGTGACGTCCAGCAACAGGGGCTCCCGCCCGAAGCCGACGACCTGCGCATCCTCTGTTCGGCCGAGGCCCACTTCACCGGCAAACAGGCCGCCCACCACCTCGGGCTGGGCGAGGACGCAGTCGTCACGGTGCCCACCGACGAGCGCCACCGGATGGATGTCGACGCGCTGGACGACACGCTCACCGACCTCGAGGGCACGCCGTTCGCGCTGGTCGCGACCGCCGGCACCACCGACTTCGGCAGCATCGACCCACTCGCCGCCGTCGCCGACCGGGCCCGCGAGCACGACCTGTGGTTCCACGTCGACGCGGCCTACGGCGGCGCGCTGGCCGTGACCGACCGCGCCCCCCTCCTCGACGGTATCGAGCGGGCGGACTCGGTCGCCGTCGACTTCCACAAGCTGTTCTATCAGCCTATCAGCTGTGGCGCCCTGCTGGTGCGCGACGCGGCGAGTTTCGAGTGGATGGCGCGCAACGCCGCCTACCTGAACCCCGAGGCCCACGACGACGCGGGGGTCCCGAATCTCGTCGCGAAGTCGATGCAGACCACCCGGCGGTTCGACGCGCTGAAACCGTATCTCACCTTCCGCGCGCTGGGCCGAGACGGGCTGGCGGCACTCATCGAAGGGACACTGGAACTGGCCGAGGACGCCGCCGAACTGGTCGCGGCCGCCGAGGACTTCGAACTGCTCGGTGAGCCGACGCTCAACGCCGTCGTCTTCCGCTACCGGCCCGAGCAGGGGCTGGCCGAGGAGACCGTCGACCGGCTCAACGCGGCGACCCGGGAGGCGCTGCTTTCCGACGGCCGGGCCATCGTCGCCCGGACGACCGTCGACGGTGTCACCAGCCTCAAGTTCACGCTGTTGAATCCCACGACGACGCTGGACGACGTGGCGGCGATGCTCGACATCATCCGCGAGTGCGCAGCGGCAGTCTCGGGTCAGGAGGTGCCACGATGA